In Carya illinoinensis cultivar Pawnee chromosome 7, C.illinoinensisPawnee_v1, whole genome shotgun sequence, the following are encoded in one genomic region:
- the LOC122316612 gene encoding protein SEMI-ROLLED LEAF 2-like isoform X1, translating to MGVVSRKIFPACGSMCICCPALRSRSRQPVKRYKKLLAEIFPKSLDGPPSERKIVKLCEYAAKNPFRIPKIVKYLEERCYKELRHGHIKFVNIVAEAYNKLLCICKEQMAYFAVSLLNVVTKLLDNSKQDAMKIIGCQTLTRFIYSQADGTYTHNVEKLVRKVCALAYEKGDEHQRHRLRASSLQCLSAMIWFMAQFSHILVDFDEIVCGILDNYEPATHTDGDVEREEPRHNWVDEVIRCEGRSGAVPSGDTSPSYMITKPQPEKKDPSLLTREEIETPRVWAQICIQRMVELAKESTTMRRVLDPIFTYFDSGRHWVPRQGLAVIVLSDMSYFVDSSGNKQLILASLIRHLDHKNVSHDPQLKSYVIQVATTLARQIRSGTVLAEIGFVCDLCRHLRKSLQATVESVGEQEANTNILLQNSIEDCLLEIAKGIGDAQPLFDLMAITLEKLPSGVVAKATIEALMILAHTISVASLSSCTQQIFPEGLLFQLLKVMSHPDVEARVGAHQIFSALLIPSSNHIRRGVASLRSSSLHQLRRWHSNTASASITALLEKLRREKDGFKLEKHGNNVHDDLKERDMVEEDWKQGRVNKNSPNFYKISSIVDRTAVSISLSEAEPHIMKFNEEQVVLLLSAFWMQASLSDNLPSNFEAIAHSFVLVLISSGLKNPNDNLVVRFFQLSLSLRNKSLDSNDGLLPPACQRSIFVLSTGMLMFAAKIYHILGLSDLLKSLVLPDVDPYIGISDDHQVYVKPQTNIREYGSASDNRLAASLLSELRNKIFESNNVMMDILVQSLCRITELEADALTKQLSVSFTPDDAFMFGPQSILEFDHNQMVSNSKKSLSFDGDFSTNSLVEDDAINEASVADLSCFIPKVPPPPMPHVISIGQLLESALEVAGQVAGTSVTTSPLAYNTMASQCEALGTGTRKKLSNWLAHENHQSRAIDKSFPVFLADGHLVLKKKITSSVGHAQGNVIQQAPWLAMRLPPASPFDNFLKAARG from the exons ATGGGTGTCGTCTCTAGAAAGATTTTCCCAGCATGTGGGAGCATGTGCATTTGCTGCCCTGCTCTGAGGTCAAGATCTCGGCAACCCGTTAAGCGTTACAAAAAACTGCTTGCAGAGATATTTCCTAAATCCCTT GATGGACCTCCAAGTGAAAGAAAAATTGTCAAGTTATGTGAATATGCTGCAAAAAACCCTTTTCGGATCCCCAAG ATTGTGAAGTATCTTGAAGAAAGGTGCTATAAAGAATTGCGGCACGGGCATATCAAGTTTGTCAATATTGTTGCAGAGGCCTACAATAAGTTGCTTTGCATATGTAAGGAGCAGAT GGCATATTTTGCTGTTAGTCTGCTGAATGTGGTTACTAAACTTTTGGACAACTCGAAGCAAGATGCTATGAAGATAATTGGATGCCAAACCTTAACAAGGTTCATCTACAGTCAG GCAGATGGAACCTATACACATAACGTTGAAAAGTTGGTGCGTAAAGTATGTGCACTGGCTTATGAGAAAGGGGATGAACATCAAAGGCACCGCTTAAGGGCTTCAAGCTTACAATGCCTCTCAGCCATG ATATGGTTTATGGCACAGTTCTCACACattcttgttgattttgatGAG ATTGTATGTGGTATTTTAGATAACTATGAGCCTGCTACTCATACTGATGGAGATGTCGAGAGAGAGGAGCCACGTCATAATTGGGTGGATGAAGTCATTAGATGTGAAGGAAGAAGTGGTGCTGTTCCAAGTGGTGATACTAGCCCTAGCTACATGATCACGAAACCACAACCAGAAAAGAAGGATCCTTCGCTTTTGACAAG AGAAGAAATCGAGACCCCAAGAGTATGGGCACAAATTTGTATCCAAAGAATGGTTGAGTTAGCCAAGGAGAGTACAACAATGCGCAGGGTACTGGATCcaatatttacttattttgatTCTGGAAGGCATTGGGTTCCTCGACAGGGGCTGGCTGTGATTGTTTTGTCTGATATGTCTTACTTCGTGGACAGTTCAG GGAATAAGCAGCTAATTTTAGCTTCTTTGATACGTCATCTGGATCACAAAAATGTTTCACATGATCCCCAACTCAAGTCTTATGTCATTCAAGTTGCTACTACTTTAGCTAGGCAGATTAGATCAGGAACCGTGCTGGCAGAAATTGGATTTGTCTGTGACCTATGCAGGCATCTGAGAAAAAGCCTTCAAGCCACAGTTGAGTCAGTTGGTGAACAAGAGGCAAACACAAATATCTTGCTGCAGAACTCCATCGAAGACTGTTTACTTGAAATTGCAAAAGGG ATTGGTGATGCGCAACCACTGTTTGACCTGATGGCAATAACACTGGAGAAGCTGCCATCTGGAGTCGTTGCCAAGGCAACCATTGAAGCATTAATGATTCTTGCTCATACAATCTCTGTAGCATCATTGTCTTCATGCACTCAACAG ATCTTTCCAGAAGGTCTTCTTTTCCAACTTTTGAAGGTAATGTCACACCCAGATGTTGAGGCACGAGTTGGAGCACACCAGATATTTTCTGCTCTTCTAATCCCCAGTTCTAATCATATCCGACGTGGAGTTGCTTCTCTTAGAAGCAGTTCTCTACACCAACTGAGAAGATGGCACTCAAATACTGCATCTGCATCAATTACTGCTCTGCTTGAAAAGCTCCGCAGAGAAAAAGATGGCTTCAAACTAGAAAAGCATGGGAATAATGTTCATGATGATCTTAAAGAAAGGGACATGGTTGAAGAAGACTGGAAACAGGGGCGTGTCAACAAGAATTCCcctaatttttacaaaattagcTCTATTGTTGACAGGACTGCCGTATCAATCAGCTTGTCTGAGGCT GAACCACATATTATGAAGTTTAATGAGGAGCAAGTAGTGCTGTTGCTGTCTGCTTTTTGGATGCAAGCCAGTCTTTCTGATAATTTACCTTCAAATTTTGAAGCTATAGctcattcttttgttttagtgCTTATTTCTTCAGGCTTAAAG AATCCAAATGACAACCTTGTGGTCCGATTCTTTCAGCTTTCCCTGTCTCTCAGGAATAAGTCCCTAGACTCTAACGATG GTTTGTTGCCTCCAGCTTGCCAAAGATCTATCTTTGTACTATCGACAGGCATGTTGATGTTTGCAGCCAAGATATATCACATTCTTGGTCTGAGTGATTTACTCAAGTCATTAGTTCTACCTGAT GTTGATCCCTATATAGGTATTAGTGATGACCATCAAGTATATGTAAAGCCTCAGACAAACATCAGAGAGTATGGATCCGCTAGTGATAATCGGCTTGCTGCATCATTGCTCTCTGAGTTACGGAACAAGATATTTGAATCCAACAATGTCATGATGGACATTTTAGTTCAGAGTCTGTGTAGAATTACTGAG CTGGAGGCTGATGCCCTAACTAAGCAGCTGTCAGTATCATTCACACCAgatgatgcattcatgtttgGTCCACAATCAATACTTGAGTTTGACCACAATCAAATGGTTTCCAATTCCAAGAAATCACTGTCCTTTGATGGG GACTTTTCTACCAATTCGTTAGTTGAGGATGATGCTATAAATGAAGCATCTGTTGCTGACCTTTCTTGCTTCATACCAAAAGTGCCTCCTCCACCTATGCCCCATGTTATCAGCATTGGACAGCTTCTGGAATCG GCACTTGAGGTAGCTGGGCAAGTGGCAGGAACATCTGTGACTACATCACCCCTTGCATACAACACCATGGCTAGCCAGTGTGAAGCCCTTGGCACAGGCACAAGGAAGAAGCTCTCAAATTGGTTGGCCCATGAAAATCACCAAAGTCGAGCGATTGACAAATCGTTTCCAGTATTCCTTGCAGATGGACACTTGGTACTCAAAAAG AAGATAACAAGTAGCGTTGGCCATGCTCAGGGAAATGTGATTCAACAAGCCCCATGGTTGGCAATGAGGCTGCCTCCTGCCAGCCCATTTGACAACTTCCTCAAGGCAGCTAGGGGCTAG
- the LOC122316612 gene encoding protein SEMI-ROLLED LEAF 2-like isoform X2 — MGVVSRKIFPACGSMCICCPALRSRSRQPVKRYKKLLAEIFPKSLDGPPSERKIVKLCEYAAKNPFRIPKIVKYLEERCYKELRHGHIKFVNIVAEAYNKLLCICKEQMAYFAVSLLNVVTKLLDNSKQDAMKIIGCQTLTRFIYSQADGTYTHNVEKLVRKVCALAYEKGDEHQRHRLRASSLQCLSAMIWFMAQFSHILVDFDEIVCGILDNYEPATHTDGDVEREEPRHNWVDEVIRCEGRSGAVPSGDTSPSYMITKPQPEKKDPSLLTREEIETPRVWAQICIQRMVELAKESTTMRRVLDPIFTYFDSGRHWVPRQGLAVIVLSDMSYFVDSSGNKQLILASLIRHLDHKNVSHDPQLKSYVIQVATTLARQIRSGTVLAEIGFVCDLCRHLRKSLQATVESVGEQEANTNILLQNSIEDCLLEIAKGIGDAQPLFDLMAITLEKLPSGVVAKATIEALMILAHTISVASLSSCTQQIFPEGLLFQLLKVMSHPDVEARVGAHQIFSALLIPSSNHIRRGVASLRSSSLHQLRRWHSNTASASITALLEKLRREKDGFKLEKHGNNVHDDLKERDMVEEDWKQGRVNKNSPNFYKISSIVDRTAVSISLSEAEPHIMKFNEEQVVLLLSAFWMQASLSDNLPSNFEAIAHSFVLVLISSGLKNPNDNLVVRFFQLSLSLRNKSLDSNDGLLPPACQRSIFVLSTGMLMFAAKIYHILGLSDLLKSLVLPDVDPYIGISDDHQVYVKPQTNIREYGSASDNRLAASLLSELRNKIFESNNVMMDILVQSLCRITELEADALTKQLSVSFTPDDAFMFGPQSILEFDHNQMVSNSKKSLSFDGDFSTNSLVEDDAINEASVADLSCFIPKVPPPPMPHVISIGQLLESALEVAGQVAGTSVTTSPLAYNTMASQCEALGTGTRKKLSNWLAHENHQSRAIDKSFPVFLADGHLVLKKITSSVGHAQGNVIQQAPWLAMRLPPASPFDNFLKAARG; from the exons ATGGGTGTCGTCTCTAGAAAGATTTTCCCAGCATGTGGGAGCATGTGCATTTGCTGCCCTGCTCTGAGGTCAAGATCTCGGCAACCCGTTAAGCGTTACAAAAAACTGCTTGCAGAGATATTTCCTAAATCCCTT GATGGACCTCCAAGTGAAAGAAAAATTGTCAAGTTATGTGAATATGCTGCAAAAAACCCTTTTCGGATCCCCAAG ATTGTGAAGTATCTTGAAGAAAGGTGCTATAAAGAATTGCGGCACGGGCATATCAAGTTTGTCAATATTGTTGCAGAGGCCTACAATAAGTTGCTTTGCATATGTAAGGAGCAGAT GGCATATTTTGCTGTTAGTCTGCTGAATGTGGTTACTAAACTTTTGGACAACTCGAAGCAAGATGCTATGAAGATAATTGGATGCCAAACCTTAACAAGGTTCATCTACAGTCAG GCAGATGGAACCTATACACATAACGTTGAAAAGTTGGTGCGTAAAGTATGTGCACTGGCTTATGAGAAAGGGGATGAACATCAAAGGCACCGCTTAAGGGCTTCAAGCTTACAATGCCTCTCAGCCATG ATATGGTTTATGGCACAGTTCTCACACattcttgttgattttgatGAG ATTGTATGTGGTATTTTAGATAACTATGAGCCTGCTACTCATACTGATGGAGATGTCGAGAGAGAGGAGCCACGTCATAATTGGGTGGATGAAGTCATTAGATGTGAAGGAAGAAGTGGTGCTGTTCCAAGTGGTGATACTAGCCCTAGCTACATGATCACGAAACCACAACCAGAAAAGAAGGATCCTTCGCTTTTGACAAG AGAAGAAATCGAGACCCCAAGAGTATGGGCACAAATTTGTATCCAAAGAATGGTTGAGTTAGCCAAGGAGAGTACAACAATGCGCAGGGTACTGGATCcaatatttacttattttgatTCTGGAAGGCATTGGGTTCCTCGACAGGGGCTGGCTGTGATTGTTTTGTCTGATATGTCTTACTTCGTGGACAGTTCAG GGAATAAGCAGCTAATTTTAGCTTCTTTGATACGTCATCTGGATCACAAAAATGTTTCACATGATCCCCAACTCAAGTCTTATGTCATTCAAGTTGCTACTACTTTAGCTAGGCAGATTAGATCAGGAACCGTGCTGGCAGAAATTGGATTTGTCTGTGACCTATGCAGGCATCTGAGAAAAAGCCTTCAAGCCACAGTTGAGTCAGTTGGTGAACAAGAGGCAAACACAAATATCTTGCTGCAGAACTCCATCGAAGACTGTTTACTTGAAATTGCAAAAGGG ATTGGTGATGCGCAACCACTGTTTGACCTGATGGCAATAACACTGGAGAAGCTGCCATCTGGAGTCGTTGCCAAGGCAACCATTGAAGCATTAATGATTCTTGCTCATACAATCTCTGTAGCATCATTGTCTTCATGCACTCAACAG ATCTTTCCAGAAGGTCTTCTTTTCCAACTTTTGAAGGTAATGTCACACCCAGATGTTGAGGCACGAGTTGGAGCACACCAGATATTTTCTGCTCTTCTAATCCCCAGTTCTAATCATATCCGACGTGGAGTTGCTTCTCTTAGAAGCAGTTCTCTACACCAACTGAGAAGATGGCACTCAAATACTGCATCTGCATCAATTACTGCTCTGCTTGAAAAGCTCCGCAGAGAAAAAGATGGCTTCAAACTAGAAAAGCATGGGAATAATGTTCATGATGATCTTAAAGAAAGGGACATGGTTGAAGAAGACTGGAAACAGGGGCGTGTCAACAAGAATTCCcctaatttttacaaaattagcTCTATTGTTGACAGGACTGCCGTATCAATCAGCTTGTCTGAGGCT GAACCACATATTATGAAGTTTAATGAGGAGCAAGTAGTGCTGTTGCTGTCTGCTTTTTGGATGCAAGCCAGTCTTTCTGATAATTTACCTTCAAATTTTGAAGCTATAGctcattcttttgttttagtgCTTATTTCTTCAGGCTTAAAG AATCCAAATGACAACCTTGTGGTCCGATTCTTTCAGCTTTCCCTGTCTCTCAGGAATAAGTCCCTAGACTCTAACGATG GTTTGTTGCCTCCAGCTTGCCAAAGATCTATCTTTGTACTATCGACAGGCATGTTGATGTTTGCAGCCAAGATATATCACATTCTTGGTCTGAGTGATTTACTCAAGTCATTAGTTCTACCTGAT GTTGATCCCTATATAGGTATTAGTGATGACCATCAAGTATATGTAAAGCCTCAGACAAACATCAGAGAGTATGGATCCGCTAGTGATAATCGGCTTGCTGCATCATTGCTCTCTGAGTTACGGAACAAGATATTTGAATCCAACAATGTCATGATGGACATTTTAGTTCAGAGTCTGTGTAGAATTACTGAG CTGGAGGCTGATGCCCTAACTAAGCAGCTGTCAGTATCATTCACACCAgatgatgcattcatgtttgGTCCACAATCAATACTTGAGTTTGACCACAATCAAATGGTTTCCAATTCCAAGAAATCACTGTCCTTTGATGGG GACTTTTCTACCAATTCGTTAGTTGAGGATGATGCTATAAATGAAGCATCTGTTGCTGACCTTTCTTGCTTCATACCAAAAGTGCCTCCTCCACCTATGCCCCATGTTATCAGCATTGGACAGCTTCTGGAATCG GCACTTGAGGTAGCTGGGCAAGTGGCAGGAACATCTGTGACTACATCACCCCTTGCATACAACACCATGGCTAGCCAGTGTGAAGCCCTTGGCACAGGCACAAGGAAGAAGCTCTCAAATTGGTTGGCCCATGAAAATCACCAAAGTCGAGCGATTGACAAATCGTTTCCAGTATTCCTTGCAGATGGACACTTGGTACTCAAAAAG ATAACAAGTAGCGTTGGCCATGCTCAGGGAAATGTGATTCAACAAGCCCCATGGTTGGCAATGAGGCTGCCTCCTGCCAGCCCATTTGACAACTTCCTCAAGGCAGCTAGGGGCTAG
- the LOC122316612 gene encoding protein SEMI-ROLLED LEAF 2-like isoform X3, with amino-acid sequence MGVVSRKIFPACGSMCICCPALRSRSRQPVKRYKKLLAEIFPKSLDGPPSERKIVKLCEYAAKNPFRIPKIVKYLEERCYKELRHGHIKFVNIVAEAYNKLLCICKEQMAYFAVSLLNVVTKLLDNSKQDAMKIIGCQTLTRFIYSQADGTYTHNVEKLVRKVCALAYEKGDEHQRHRLRASSLQCLSAMIWFMAQFSHILVDFDEIVCGILDNYEPATHTDGDVEREEPRHNWVDEVIRCEGRSGAVPSGDTSPSYMITKPQPEKKDPSLLTREEIETPRVWAQICIQRMVELAKESTTMRRVLDPIFTYFDSGRHWVPRQGLAVIVLSDMSYFVDSSGNKQLILASLIRHLDHKNVSHDPQLKSYVIQVATTLARQIRSGTVLAEIGFVCDLCRHLRKSLQATVESVGEQEANTNILLQNSIEDCLLEIAKGIGDAQPLFDLMAITLEKLPSGVVAKATIEALMILAHTISVASLSSCTQQIFPEGLLFQLLKVMSHPDVEARVGAHQIFSALLIPSSNHIRRGVASLRSSSLHQLRRWHSNTASASITALLEKLRREKDGFKLEKHGNNVHDDLKERDMVEEDWKQGRVNKNSPNFYKISSIVDRTAVSISLSEAEPHIMKFNEEQVVLLLSAFWMQASLSDNLPSNFEAIAHSFVLVLISSGLKNPNDNLVVRFFQLSLSLRNKSLDSNDGLLPPACQRSIFVLSTGMLMFAAKIYHILGLSDLLKSLVLPDVDPYIGISDDHQVYVKPQTNIREYGSASDNRLAASLLSELRNKIFESNNVMMDILVQSLCRITELEADALTKQLSVSFTPDDAFMFGPQSILEFDHNQMVSNSKKSLSFDGDFSTNSLVEDDAINEASVADLSCFIPKVPPPPMPHVISIGQLLESALEVAGQVAGTSVTTSPLAYNTMASQCEALGTGTRKKLSNWLAHENHQSRAIDKSFPVFLADGHLVLKKGNVIQQAPWLAMRLPPASPFDNFLKAARG; translated from the exons ATGGGTGTCGTCTCTAGAAAGATTTTCCCAGCATGTGGGAGCATGTGCATTTGCTGCCCTGCTCTGAGGTCAAGATCTCGGCAACCCGTTAAGCGTTACAAAAAACTGCTTGCAGAGATATTTCCTAAATCCCTT GATGGACCTCCAAGTGAAAGAAAAATTGTCAAGTTATGTGAATATGCTGCAAAAAACCCTTTTCGGATCCCCAAG ATTGTGAAGTATCTTGAAGAAAGGTGCTATAAAGAATTGCGGCACGGGCATATCAAGTTTGTCAATATTGTTGCAGAGGCCTACAATAAGTTGCTTTGCATATGTAAGGAGCAGAT GGCATATTTTGCTGTTAGTCTGCTGAATGTGGTTACTAAACTTTTGGACAACTCGAAGCAAGATGCTATGAAGATAATTGGATGCCAAACCTTAACAAGGTTCATCTACAGTCAG GCAGATGGAACCTATACACATAACGTTGAAAAGTTGGTGCGTAAAGTATGTGCACTGGCTTATGAGAAAGGGGATGAACATCAAAGGCACCGCTTAAGGGCTTCAAGCTTACAATGCCTCTCAGCCATG ATATGGTTTATGGCACAGTTCTCACACattcttgttgattttgatGAG ATTGTATGTGGTATTTTAGATAACTATGAGCCTGCTACTCATACTGATGGAGATGTCGAGAGAGAGGAGCCACGTCATAATTGGGTGGATGAAGTCATTAGATGTGAAGGAAGAAGTGGTGCTGTTCCAAGTGGTGATACTAGCCCTAGCTACATGATCACGAAACCACAACCAGAAAAGAAGGATCCTTCGCTTTTGACAAG AGAAGAAATCGAGACCCCAAGAGTATGGGCACAAATTTGTATCCAAAGAATGGTTGAGTTAGCCAAGGAGAGTACAACAATGCGCAGGGTACTGGATCcaatatttacttattttgatTCTGGAAGGCATTGGGTTCCTCGACAGGGGCTGGCTGTGATTGTTTTGTCTGATATGTCTTACTTCGTGGACAGTTCAG GGAATAAGCAGCTAATTTTAGCTTCTTTGATACGTCATCTGGATCACAAAAATGTTTCACATGATCCCCAACTCAAGTCTTATGTCATTCAAGTTGCTACTACTTTAGCTAGGCAGATTAGATCAGGAACCGTGCTGGCAGAAATTGGATTTGTCTGTGACCTATGCAGGCATCTGAGAAAAAGCCTTCAAGCCACAGTTGAGTCAGTTGGTGAACAAGAGGCAAACACAAATATCTTGCTGCAGAACTCCATCGAAGACTGTTTACTTGAAATTGCAAAAGGG ATTGGTGATGCGCAACCACTGTTTGACCTGATGGCAATAACACTGGAGAAGCTGCCATCTGGAGTCGTTGCCAAGGCAACCATTGAAGCATTAATGATTCTTGCTCATACAATCTCTGTAGCATCATTGTCTTCATGCACTCAACAG ATCTTTCCAGAAGGTCTTCTTTTCCAACTTTTGAAGGTAATGTCACACCCAGATGTTGAGGCACGAGTTGGAGCACACCAGATATTTTCTGCTCTTCTAATCCCCAGTTCTAATCATATCCGACGTGGAGTTGCTTCTCTTAGAAGCAGTTCTCTACACCAACTGAGAAGATGGCACTCAAATACTGCATCTGCATCAATTACTGCTCTGCTTGAAAAGCTCCGCAGAGAAAAAGATGGCTTCAAACTAGAAAAGCATGGGAATAATGTTCATGATGATCTTAAAGAAAGGGACATGGTTGAAGAAGACTGGAAACAGGGGCGTGTCAACAAGAATTCCcctaatttttacaaaattagcTCTATTGTTGACAGGACTGCCGTATCAATCAGCTTGTCTGAGGCT GAACCACATATTATGAAGTTTAATGAGGAGCAAGTAGTGCTGTTGCTGTCTGCTTTTTGGATGCAAGCCAGTCTTTCTGATAATTTACCTTCAAATTTTGAAGCTATAGctcattcttttgttttagtgCTTATTTCTTCAGGCTTAAAG AATCCAAATGACAACCTTGTGGTCCGATTCTTTCAGCTTTCCCTGTCTCTCAGGAATAAGTCCCTAGACTCTAACGATG GTTTGTTGCCTCCAGCTTGCCAAAGATCTATCTTTGTACTATCGACAGGCATGTTGATGTTTGCAGCCAAGATATATCACATTCTTGGTCTGAGTGATTTACTCAAGTCATTAGTTCTACCTGAT GTTGATCCCTATATAGGTATTAGTGATGACCATCAAGTATATGTAAAGCCTCAGACAAACATCAGAGAGTATGGATCCGCTAGTGATAATCGGCTTGCTGCATCATTGCTCTCTGAGTTACGGAACAAGATATTTGAATCCAACAATGTCATGATGGACATTTTAGTTCAGAGTCTGTGTAGAATTACTGAG CTGGAGGCTGATGCCCTAACTAAGCAGCTGTCAGTATCATTCACACCAgatgatgcattcatgtttgGTCCACAATCAATACTTGAGTTTGACCACAATCAAATGGTTTCCAATTCCAAGAAATCACTGTCCTTTGATGGG GACTTTTCTACCAATTCGTTAGTTGAGGATGATGCTATAAATGAAGCATCTGTTGCTGACCTTTCTTGCTTCATACCAAAAGTGCCTCCTCCACCTATGCCCCATGTTATCAGCATTGGACAGCTTCTGGAATCG GCACTTGAGGTAGCTGGGCAAGTGGCAGGAACATCTGTGACTACATCACCCCTTGCATACAACACCATGGCTAGCCAGTGTGAAGCCCTTGGCACAGGCACAAGGAAGAAGCTCTCAAATTGGTTGGCCCATGAAAATCACCAAAGTCGAGCGATTGACAAATCGTTTCCAGTATTCCTTGCAGATGGACACTTGGTACTCAAAAAG GGAAATGTGATTCAACAAGCCCCATGGTTGGCAATGAGGCTGCCTCCTGCCAGCCCATTTGACAACTTCCTCAAGGCAGCTAGGGGCTAG